From Micromonospora echinospora, one genomic window encodes:
- a CDS encoding GH1 family beta-glucosidase gives MSIVTQRPSQGAAPTGAAVGAELTATPVTPAATDPAGDAPLPDAAPGTATTAGARPVPHTAADARLGLEFPPDFGWGAATSAYQIEGAAKDDGRGESIWDTFSRAPGRTHGGDTGDVAADHYHRYPADLDLMRDLGLRSYRFSIAWPRVQPDGSGTPNQRGLDFYRRLLDGLHEHGITPMATLYHWDLPQALQDTGGWENRDTALRFADYARTVFDALGDRVPTWLTVNEPKTVVQNGYLVGHHAPGRQDSDAAYLVAHHLQLAHGLAVRQLRDTGSGSRIGPALNLHPCYPADDSAATAAATRLYDGYENRLYLDPIFTGSYPADVLADLGPESRLVRGIRDGDLETIASPVDLLAVQYYTPIYVTATGGTERRWPTSVAAWQQIFPDGMYDILTRVTRDYGPAPITVTENGLPTPDALTADDTVDDAGRVSFLRDHLAAVHRAIAAGVPLESYHVWSLMDNFEWEQGYAQRWGLIYVDYPTQRRVLKRSAHWYRQVIADNAI, from the coding sequence ATGTCGATAGTCACGCAGCGCCCGTCACAGGGCGCCGCCCCCACCGGCGCCGCCGTCGGAGCCGAGCTGACCGCCACCCCGGTCACCCCGGCGGCCACCGATCCCGCCGGGGACGCCCCTCTCCCGGATGCCGCCCCGGGCACCGCCACGACCGCCGGCGCCCGCCCGGTCCCGCACACCGCCGCCGACGCCCGGCTCGGCCTGGAGTTCCCACCGGACTTCGGCTGGGGCGCGGCGACCTCGGCCTACCAGATCGAGGGCGCGGCCAAGGACGACGGCCGGGGCGAATCGATCTGGGACACCTTCAGCCGTGCCCCCGGCCGCACCCACGGCGGTGACACCGGCGACGTCGCCGCCGACCACTACCACCGCTACCCCGCCGACCTCGACCTGATGCGTGACCTCGGGCTGCGCAGCTACCGCTTCTCGATCGCCTGGCCGCGTGTCCAGCCCGACGGCTCAGGAACGCCCAACCAGCGTGGTCTCGACTTCTACCGCCGCCTCCTGGACGGCCTGCACGAGCACGGCATCACCCCGATGGCCACCCTCTACCACTGGGACCTCCCACAGGCCCTCCAGGACACCGGCGGCTGGGAGAACCGGGACACCGCTCTCCGCTTCGCCGACTACGCGCGCACCGTCTTCGACGCGCTCGGCGACCGGGTGCCCACCTGGCTGACCGTCAACGAGCCCAAGACCGTGGTCCAGAACGGCTACCTCGTCGGTCACCACGCCCCCGGCCGGCAGGACAGCGACGCCGCCTACCTGGTCGCCCACCACCTCCAGCTCGCCCACGGCCTCGCCGTCCGGCAGCTGCGCGACACCGGCAGCGGCAGCCGGATCGGCCCCGCGCTCAACCTGCACCCGTGCTACCCGGCCGACGACTCCGCCGCCACCGCCGCGGCGACCCGCCTCTACGACGGGTACGAGAACCGCCTCTACCTCGACCCGATCTTCACCGGCAGCTACCCGGCCGACGTCCTGGCCGACCTCGGCCCGGAGAGCCGGCTGGTCCGCGGCATCCGCGACGGCGACCTGGAGACCATCGCCAGCCCGGTGGACCTGCTGGCTGTCCAGTACTACACCCCGATCTACGTCACCGCGACCGGTGGCACCGAACGGCGCTGGCCCACCTCGGTGGCCGCCTGGCAGCAGATCTTCCCCGACGGGATGTACGACATCCTCACCCGGGTCACCCGCGACTACGGCCCGGCGCCCATCACCGTCACCGAGAACGGCCTGCCCACCCCCGACGCCCTCACCGCCGACGACACCGTCGACGACGCCGGCCGGGTCTCGTTCCTCCGCGATCATCTCGCCGCCGTCCACCGCGCCATCGCCGCCGGGGTGCCGCTCGAGAGCTACCACGTGTGGTCGCTGATGGACAACTTCGAGTGGGAGCAGGGCTACGCCCAGCGCTGGGGCCTGATCTACGTCGACTACCCCACCCAGCGGCGTGTCCTCAAGCGCAGCGCCCACTGGTACCGCCAGGTGATCGCCGACAACGCGATCTGA
- a CDS encoding glycoside hydrolase family 48 protein — translation MARRRRTAMLAATTLAIGGVALPAGVAQAAPACDVVYATSDWNNGFTANVTLKNLGDPINGWTLKFTFPSGQRLLQGWSARWSQSGNEVTATNESYNGSIPTGGSTSIGFNGSHTGTNTKPTSFSINGVTCGGATQQPPTVALSVPSGPFEAPADVPLTATASDPDGTVSKVEFYRNGLLVNTDTTAPYGYTLEDLPAGSYTVQAKAYDNANLTATAEKAFTVSPGSGPILVATPSSVSVNEGGSSTVNLKLSGLPSANVPVTLTRTGDTDVTVAPTSVTLTPSNWNTGVNVAVSAAEDSDTAGGTATITASATGYAPLAITATEIDNDTPGGDNTWVARFLEQYGKIKNSGYFSPEGVPYHSIETLIVEAPDHGHETTSEAFSFWLWLEANYGRVTQNWAPFNNAWTVMEKYIIPSHADQPTAGSPGTAQYAAEHDLPSQYPSALEPNIPVGQDPLRGELQSTYGTGDIYGMHWLLDVDNVYGYGRCGDGTTKPAYINTFQRGTQESVWETVPQPSCDTFKHGGQYGYLDLFVKEQNAPAKQWKYTNAPDADARAVQAAYWALTWAKEQGKAADVAATVAKAAKMGDYLRYAMFDKYFKKIGNCVGASTCPAGSGKDSAHYLMSWYYAWGGAYEANQNWSWRIGSSHNHFGYQNPFAAWALTNVNELKPKSPTANADWEKSFERQLEFYTWLQSAEGGIAGGATNSWGGHYGTPPAGTATFYGMYYDVDPVYNDPPSNQWFGMQAWSMQRIAELYLVTGNTKAKALLDKWVPWAIANTTVGANWSIPSDMKWTGQPTNWNPTNPQPNTNLHVEVTVKGQDVGVAAAYARTLIAYAAKSGNVAAKNTAKGLLDALHGASDAKGVSMPEKRGDYRRFDDVYDASTGQGLYIPQGWTGKMANGDVIAPGKSFVDIRSFYKNDPDWPKVEAYLKGGPEPTFNYHRFWAQADVAMAYADYGHLFPNG, via the coding sequence CTGGCCAGACGTCGCCGCACGGCGATGCTCGCCGCCACCACGCTGGCCATCGGCGGGGTCGCCCTGCCGGCCGGCGTCGCGCAGGCCGCACCGGCCTGCGACGTGGTCTACGCGACCAGCGACTGGAACAACGGCTTCACCGCGAACGTCACCCTCAAGAACCTCGGTGACCCGATCAACGGCTGGACGCTGAAGTTCACCTTCCCCTCCGGCCAGCGGCTCCTCCAGGGCTGGTCGGCCCGGTGGAGCCAGTCCGGCAACGAGGTGACCGCCACCAACGAGTCGTACAACGGCAGCATCCCGACCGGCGGATCCACCAGCATCGGCTTCAACGGCAGCCACACCGGGACCAACACGAAGCCCACCTCGTTCTCGATCAACGGGGTGACCTGTGGCGGCGCCACGCAGCAGCCGCCGACGGTGGCGCTGTCCGTGCCGTCCGGCCCGTTCGAGGCCCCGGCCGACGTGCCGTTGACCGCGACCGCCAGCGACCCGGACGGCACCGTCAGCAAGGTCGAGTTCTACCGCAACGGCCTGCTGGTCAACACCGACACCACCGCCCCGTACGGCTACACGCTGGAGGACCTCCCGGCGGGCAGCTACACCGTCCAGGCCAAGGCGTACGACAACGCCAACCTGACCGCGACCGCCGAGAAGGCGTTCACGGTCTCCCCGGGCAGCGGCCCGATCCTGGTGGCCACCCCGTCGTCGGTGAGTGTGAACGAGGGCGGCAGCTCCACGGTCAACCTCAAGCTCAGCGGCCTGCCGTCGGCGAACGTGCCGGTGACCCTCACCCGCACCGGGGACACCGACGTCACCGTCGCCCCGACCTCGGTGACGCTGACCCCGAGCAACTGGAACACCGGCGTCAACGTCGCGGTCAGCGCGGCCGAGGACTCCGACACCGCCGGGGGCACCGCCACCATCACCGCCTCGGCGACCGGCTACGCCCCGCTGGCGATCACCGCGACCGAGATCGACAACGACACCCCGGGCGGCGACAACACCTGGGTGGCGCGGTTCCTGGAGCAGTACGGCAAGATCAAGAACTCGGGGTACTTCAGCCCCGAGGGCGTGCCGTACCACTCCATCGAGACGCTGATCGTCGAGGCGCCCGACCACGGGCACGAGACCACCAGCGAGGCGTTCAGCTTCTGGCTCTGGCTGGAGGCGAACTACGGCCGGGTCACCCAGAACTGGGCCCCGTTCAACAACGCCTGGACGGTGATGGAGAAGTACATCATCCCGTCGCACGCCGACCAGCCCACCGCCGGCTCGCCCGGCACGGCCCAGTACGCCGCCGAGCACGACCTGCCCAGCCAGTACCCGTCGGCGCTGGAGCCGAACATCCCGGTCGGCCAGGACCCGCTGCGCGGCGAGCTCCAGTCCACCTACGGCACCGGTGACATCTACGGCATGCACTGGCTGCTCGACGTGGACAACGTCTACGGCTACGGCCGGTGCGGCGACGGCACCACCAAGCCGGCGTACATCAACACCTTCCAGCGCGGCACCCAGGAGTCGGTCTGGGAGACCGTCCCGCAGCCGTCCTGCGACACCTTCAAGCACGGCGGCCAGTACGGCTACCTGGACCTGTTCGTCAAGGAGCAGAACGCCCCGGCCAAGCAGTGGAAGTACACCAACGCGCCGGACGCCGACGCCCGCGCCGTGCAGGCCGCGTACTGGGCCCTGACCTGGGCCAAGGAGCAGGGCAAGGCGGCCGACGTGGCGGCGACCGTGGCCAAGGCCGCCAAGATGGGCGACTACCTGCGGTACGCCATGTTCGACAAGTACTTCAAGAAGATCGGCAACTGCGTCGGGGCCTCCACCTGCCCGGCCGGTTCCGGTAAGGACTCCGCGCACTACCTGATGTCCTGGTACTACGCCTGGGGCGGTGCGTACGAGGCCAACCAGAACTGGTCGTGGCGGATCGGCTCCAGCCACAACCACTTCGGCTACCAGAACCCGTTCGCGGCCTGGGCGCTGACCAACGTCAACGAGCTGAAGCCGAAGTCCCCGACCGCGAACGCGGACTGGGAGAAGAGCTTCGAGCGGCAGCTGGAGTTCTACACCTGGCTCCAGTCCGCCGAGGGCGGCATCGCTGGTGGCGCGACCAACAGCTGGGGCGGCCACTACGGCACCCCGCCGGCCGGCACCGCCACCTTCTACGGCATGTACTACGACGTCGACCCGGTCTACAACGACCCGCCGTCGAACCAGTGGTTCGGCATGCAGGCCTGGTCGATGCAGCGCATCGCCGAGCTGTACCTGGTCACCGGCAACACCAAGGCCAAGGCGCTGCTCGACAAGTGGGTGCCGTGGGCGATCGCCAACACCACCGTCGGCGCCAACTGGTCGATCCCGTCCGACATGAAGTGGACCGGGCAGCCGACCAACTGGAACCCGACCAACCCGCAGCCGAACACCAACCTGCACGTCGAGGTCACCGTGAAGGGTCAGGACGTCGGCGTCGCCGCCGCGTACGCCCGCACGCTGATCGCGTACGCGGCCAAGTCGGGCAACGTGGCGGCCAAGAACACCGCCAAGGGCCTGCTGGACGCGCTGCATGGAGCCAGCGACGCCAAGGGTGTCTCGATGCCGGAGAAGCGCGGCGACTACCGGCGCTTCGACGACGTCTACGACGCCAGCACCGGCCAGGGCCTCTACATCCCGCAGGGGTGGACCGGCAAGATGGCCAACGGCGACGTGATCGCCCCGGGCAAGAGCTTCGTCGACATCCGGTCCTTCTACAAGAACGACCCCGACTGGCCCAAGGTCGAGGCGTACCTCAAGGGTGGCCCGGAGCCCACGTTCAACTACCACCGGTTCTGGGCGCAGGCCGACGTGGCCATGGCGTACGCCGACTACGGCCACCTGTTCCCGAACGGCTGA
- a CDS encoding FG-GAP-like repeat-containing protein, whose product MSRLSRSRVRRVLASLLTLAAGVLIGAVATPSPALAAPNFKAPFPCGQRWTYGHHSAEVRLALDFVRADGTTAGTPQLASAAGVARRYSQPSGAGNYIVIDHGGGWTTYYFHLSDYSVPDGAYVQQGQQIGTTGSTGNSSGAHIHYEQLYNGVGQTIVINGMSLAPYPGQYHQKYLVSDNCGPSPSGGKYLAGSPTDFTGDGRDDIVTFTHGTLNDVYVATSTGTTFTGTSVKWNDFFGLNGETLLTGDFNGDNKDDIITFTHGTLADVYVALSTGTTFTSSQKWHDWFAPHHEVAAVGDVNGDGRDDIITFTHDTNADVYVALSTGTSFTGTAVKWHDYFSITGEHPALGDVNGDGKDDIITFTQGPTTAADVIIALSTGTTFSTPQKWHDLFAVGTEQPRVGDINGDGKDDIVTFTCNTNADVYAATSTGTTFTGTTIKWNDHFCLTGEFPYLADANGDNKDDIIVFTKNTTNDVYVGLSTGTTFQPGQKWHDYFGLNGETTL is encoded by the coding sequence ATGTCGAGGCTTTCCAGGAGCAGGGTGCGTCGCGTCCTGGCCTCCCTGCTCACCCTGGCGGCGGGCGTCCTGATCGGGGCGGTGGCGACACCGTCCCCCGCGCTCGCCGCACCGAACTTCAAGGCACCGTTCCCCTGCGGGCAGCGGTGGACCTACGGTCACCACAGCGCCGAGGTCCGCCTGGCCCTGGACTTCGTCCGGGCCGACGGGACCACCGCAGGTACGCCACAGCTCGCCTCCGCCGCCGGCGTCGCCCGGCGCTACTCGCAGCCCAGCGGGGCCGGCAACTACATCGTCATCGACCACGGCGGCGGATGGACCACCTACTACTTCCACCTCAGCGACTACTCCGTGCCCGACGGGGCGTACGTGCAGCAGGGCCAACAGATCGGCACCACGGGCAGCACCGGCAACTCGTCCGGCGCGCACATCCACTACGAGCAGCTCTACAACGGAGTTGGACAGACGATCGTGATCAACGGGATGTCGTTGGCGCCCTACCCCGGCCAGTACCACCAGAAGTACCTGGTCAGCGACAACTGTGGCCCGTCACCGTCGGGTGGTAAGTATCTGGCGGGGTCACCGACGGACTTCACCGGTGACGGACGCGACGACATCGTCACCTTCACCCACGGCACCCTCAACGACGTCTACGTCGCCACCTCCACCGGCACCACCTTCACCGGCACATCCGTCAAGTGGAACGACTTCTTCGGCCTCAACGGCGAAACACTCCTCACCGGAGACTTCAACGGCGACAACAAAGACGACATCATCACCTTCACCCACGGCACCCTCGCCGACGTCTACGTCGCCCTCTCCACCGGCACCACCTTCACCAGCAGCCAAAAATGGCACGACTGGTTCGCACCCCACCACGAAGTCGCCGCCGTCGGCGACGTCAACGGCGACGGACGCGACGACATCATCACCTTCACCCACGACACCAACGCCGACGTCTACGTCGCCCTCTCCACCGGAACATCCTTCACCGGAACCGCCGTCAAATGGCACGACTACTTCTCCATCACCGGCGAACACCCCGCCCTCGGCGACGTCAACGGCGACGGCAAAGACGACATCATCACCTTCACCCAAGGACCCACCACCGCCGCCGACGTCATCATCGCCCTCTCCACCGGCACCACCTTCAGCACACCCCAAAAATGGCACGACCTCTTCGCCGTCGGCACCGAACAACCCCGCGTCGGCGACATCAACGGCGACGGCAAAGACGACATCGTCACCTTCACCTGCAACACCAACGCCGACGTCTACGCCGCCACCTCCACCGGCACCACCTTCACCGGCACCACCATCAAATGGAACGACCACTTCTGCCTCACCGGCGAATTCCCCTACCTCGCCGACGCCAACGGCGACAACAAAGACGACATCATCGTCTTCACCAAAAACACCACCAACGACGTCTACGTCGGACTCTCCACCGGCACCACCTTCCAACCCGGCCAAAAATGGCACGACTACTTCGGCCTCAACGGCGAAACCACACTCTGA
- a CDS encoding alpha/beta hydrolase gives MDHIPTTRRPLSRRRLLASAAGATVAGALAGPLLSSTAAHAAQDGHGLRIVDRNENGGRLQYYRFATDAIEWDPGVNVLLPDGYHTSGKRYPVLYLLHGGASDFRHFHMHENIINLTAGREIIIVMPDAATGWYCNPVHSNTGPRNWETFHMAQLLPWIEANFRTFPEYNGRAVAGFSMGGFGALKYTAKYYGHFCSVSSHSGPASLRRDFGLVVHWANLSSAAVELGGGTVYGAPLWDEARVTADNPVQRIESYRNKRIFLVAGISPDPVNWFDTVNETQVLAGQREFRGALGRAGIPHEWHERPGGHFFRHDMFVQDLNGMLGRLRRAG, from the coding sequence ATGGACCACATTCCCACCACCCGTCGCCCCCTGAGCCGCCGACGCCTGCTGGCCAGCGCGGCGGGCGCCACCGTGGCCGGCGCGCTCGCCGGACCGCTGCTGTCGTCGACGGCGGCGCACGCCGCGCAGGACGGCCACGGCCTGCGCATCGTCGACCGGAACGAGAACGGCGGCCGGTTGCAGTACTACCGGTTCGCCACCGACGCCATCGAGTGGGACCCGGGTGTCAACGTCCTGCTGCCGGACGGGTACCACACCAGCGGCAAGCGGTACCCGGTGCTGTATTTGCTGCACGGCGGGGCCTCCGACTTCCGGCACTTCCACATGCACGAGAACATCATCAACCTGACCGCCGGCCGGGAAATCATCATCGTCATGCCGGACGCCGCGACCGGTTGGTACTGCAACCCGGTGCACAGCAACACCGGTCCCCGCAACTGGGAGACCTTCCACATGGCCCAGCTCCTGCCATGGATCGAGGCGAACTTCCGTACCTTCCCGGAGTACAACGGCCGTGCGGTGGCCGGCTTCTCCATGGGCGGGTTCGGTGCGCTGAAGTACACCGCCAAGTACTACGGGCACTTCTGCTCGGTCAGCTCCCACTCCGGCCCGGCCAGCCTGCGCCGCGACTTCGGCCTCGTCGTGCACTGGGCCAACCTCTCCTCGGCCGCCGTGGAACTCGGCGGGGGCACCGTGTACGGCGCACCCCTGTGGGACGAGGCGCGGGTGACCGCGGACAACCCCGTGCAGCGGATCGAGAGCTACCGCAACAAGCGGATCTTCCTGGTCGCCGGTATCTCGCCCGACCCGGTCAACTGGTTCGACACCGTCAACGAGACGCAGGTGCTGGCCGGTCAGCGGGAGTTCCGGGGTGCCCTCGGCCGCGCCGGAATCCCGCACGAGTGGCACGAACGCCCCGGCGGCCACTTCTTCCGGCACGACATGTTCGTCCAGGACCTCAACGGGATGCTCGGACGCCTGCGGCGCGCCGGCTGA
- a CDS encoding N-acetylmuramoyl-L-alanine amidase: MPPTGLPWRGGVAAVLAAALLSPVAPAPATAGPTSPLDAAFARAASEFDVPKDLLVAVGYGETRLDGHEGSPSQANGYGVMHLVSNPRQRTLERAAELTGQPVSTLRSVTSANVRGGAALLRDIADAERLTAADRDRISAWYPVVARYAHAVDDATARLYADHVYDLLHAGITTTAVRVTPQRVQPELGRYARVAPAGSATSGVGAAAVPEYPPARWVAAHGGNYSAGRSSRITTVVIHVTQGSYAGTISWFQNPSSGVSAHYVVKSSNGEITQMVREGDTAYHARSGNPYSVGIEHEGYVDNPAWFTDAMYRSSAALTRYLCDKYGLPKNRTAIKAHYEIPGNDHTDPGPHWNWDYYISLVNAGGGSGGKYLAGSPTDFTGDGRDDIVTFTQGTLNDVYVATSTGTTFTGTSVKWNDFFGLNGETLLTGDFNGDNKDDIITFTHGTLADVYVALSTGTTFTSSQKWHDWFAPHHEVAAVGDVNGDGRDDIITFTHDTNADVYVALSTGTSFTGTAVKWHDYFSITGEHPALGDVNGDGKDDIITFTQGPTTAADVIIALSTGTTFSTPQKWHDLFAVGTEQPRVGDINGDGKDDIVTFTCNTNADVYAATSTGTTFTGTTIKWNDHFCLTGEFPYLADANGDNKDDIIVFTKNTTNDVYVGLSTGTTFQPGQKWHDYFGLNGETTL, encoded by the coding sequence ATGCCACCCACCGGACTCCCCTGGCGCGGGGGCGTCGCCGCCGTCCTCGCGGCAGCGCTGCTGAGCCCCGTCGCGCCCGCCCCCGCGACCGCCGGACCCACCAGCCCGCTCGACGCGGCCTTCGCCCGTGCGGCCAGTGAGTTCGACGTCCCGAAGGACCTGCTGGTCGCCGTCGGCTACGGCGAGACCCGGCTCGACGGGCACGAGGGCAGCCCCAGCCAGGCCAACGGCTACGGCGTCATGCACCTGGTCAGCAACCCCCGCCAGCGCACCCTGGAACGGGCGGCCGAGCTGACCGGGCAACCGGTGTCCACGCTCCGGTCGGTGACCTCGGCCAACGTCAGGGGCGGCGCGGCCCTCCTGCGGGACATCGCCGACGCCGAGCGGCTGACCGCCGCCGACCGGGACCGGATCTCCGCCTGGTACCCGGTGGTCGCGCGGTACGCGCACGCCGTCGACGACGCGACGGCACGCCTGTACGCCGACCACGTCTACGACCTCCTGCACGCCGGCATCACCACGACCGCCGTACGGGTCACGCCGCAGCGGGTCCAGCCGGAACTCGGCCGGTACGCCCGCGTCGCCCCCGCCGGATCGGCCACCTCGGGCGTCGGCGCGGCGGCGGTGCCGGAGTACCCGCCGGCCCGGTGGGTCGCCGCGCACGGCGGCAACTACTCGGCCGGCCGGTCCTCGCGGATCACCACCGTGGTGATCCACGTGACCCAGGGCTCGTACGCCGGCACGATCAGCTGGTTCCAGAACCCGTCGTCGGGGGTGAGCGCGCACTACGTCGTGAAGTCCAGCAACGGCGAGATCACCCAGATGGTGCGCGAGGGCGACACCGCCTACCACGCGCGGTCGGGCAACCCGTACTCGGTGGGCATCGAACACGAGGGCTACGTCGACAACCCGGCCTGGTTCACCGACGCGATGTACCGGTCGTCGGCCGCGCTGACCCGCTATCTCTGCGACAAGTACGGCCTGCCGAAGAACCGCACCGCGATCAAGGCCCACTACGAGATCCCGGGCAACGACCACACCGACCCCGGTCCGCACTGGAACTGGGACTACTACATCTCGCTGGTCAACGCCGGCGGCGGCTCCGGTGGTAAGTACCTGGCGGGGTCACCGACGGACTTCACCGGTGACGGACGCGACGACATCGTCACCTTCACCCAGGGCACCCTCAACGACGTCTACGTCGCCACCTCCACCGGCACCACCTTCACCGGCACATCCGTCAAGTGGAACGACTTCTTCGGCCTCAACGGCGAAACACTCCTCACCGGAGACTTCAACGGCGACAACAAAGACGACATCATCACCTTCACCCACGGCACCCTCGCCGACGTCTACGTCGCCCTCTCCACCGGCACCACCTTCACCAGCAGCCAAAAATGGCACGACTGGTTCGCACCCCACCACGAAGTCGCCGCCGTCGGCGACGTCAACGGCGACGGACGCGACGACATCATCACCTTCACCCACGACACCAACGCCGACGTCTACGTCGCCCTCTCCACCGGAACATCCTTCACCGGAACCGCCGTCAAATGGCACGACTACTTCTCCATCACCGGCGAACACCCCGCCCTCGGCGACGTCAACGGCGACGGCAAAGACGACATCATCACCTTCACCCAAGGACCCACCACCGCCGCCGACGTCATCATCGCCCTCTCCACCGGCACCACCTTCAGCACACCCCAAAAATGGCACGACCTCTTCGCCGTCGGCACCGAACAACCCCGCGTCGGCGACATCAACGGCGACGGCAAAGACGACATCGTCACCTTCACCTGCAACACCAACGCCGACGTCTACGCCGCCACCTCCACCGGCACCACCTTCACCGGCACCACCATCAAATGGAACGACCACTTCTGCCTCACCGGCGAATTCCCCTACCTCGCCGACGCCAACGGCGACAACAAAGACGACATCATCGTCTTCACCAAAAACACCACCAACGACGTCTACGTCGGACTCTCCACCGGCACCACCTTCCAACCCGGCCAAAAATGGCACGACTACTTCGGCCTCAACGGCGAAACCACACTCTGA
- a CDS encoding FG-GAP repeat domain-containing protein — translation MRRTPLALLVSLCTALASVVVAAPAHADAPVGTLACASIPANHDPAITVIVYRVARAHNVNDKVMLSAFEAGWVESHMNNLPCGDKSSLGVFQQRWDYGWGTPEQIMDPVYASTQYVTRAIVCDRNNPHYTAGQVAQCVQRSGFPDRYDQAATKARTLLNEAARTHAMAAGSATDVSGDGRDDIITFTQNALADVYVSTSTGTGFAGTSVKWNDFFSIGGETASTGDVNGDGKDDIVTFAHSNTGDVYVALSTGTGFTGGQKWHDWFAPGAEIGAVGDVNGDGKDDIVAFTHDAAGDVYVALSTGTSFAGTAVKWHDYFSITGEHPALGDVNGDGKDDIITFTQGPTTAADVIIALSTGTTFSTPQKWHDLFAVGTEQPRVGDINGDGKDDIVTFTCNTNADVYAATSTGTTFTGTTIKWNDHFCLTGEFPYLADANGDNKDDIIVFTKNTTNDVYVGLSTGTTFQPGQKWHDYFGLNGETTL, via the coding sequence GTGAGACGTACTCCCCTCGCTCTGCTGGTCAGCCTCTGCACCGCGCTGGCGTCGGTCGTGGTGGCCGCTCCGGCGCACGCCGACGCTCCGGTCGGAACGCTGGCCTGTGCCTCCATTCCCGCCAACCACGACCCCGCGATCACCGTGATCGTCTACCGGGTAGCCCGTGCCCACAACGTCAACGACAAGGTCATGCTGTCCGCGTTCGAGGCCGGCTGGGTCGAGTCGCACATGAACAACCTGCCGTGCGGCGACAAGTCCTCGCTCGGGGTCTTCCAACAGCGGTGGGACTACGGCTGGGGCACGCCGGAGCAGATCATGGACCCGGTCTACGCCAGCACGCAGTACGTCACCCGCGCGATCGTCTGCGACCGGAACAACCCCCACTACACCGCCGGCCAGGTCGCCCAGTGCGTGCAACGCTCCGGCTTCCCGGACCGCTACGACCAGGCGGCGACCAAGGCGCGGACCCTGCTGAACGAGGCGGCGCGCACCCACGCCATGGCCGCCGGGTCCGCCACCGACGTCAGCGGTGACGGACGCGACGACATCATCACCTTCACCCAGAACGCCCTCGCCGACGTCTACGTCAGCACCTCCACCGGCACCGGCTTCGCCGGAACCTCGGTGAAGTGGAACGACTTCTTCTCGATCGGCGGCGAGACGGCCTCGACCGGCGACGTCAACGGCGACGGCAAGGACGACATCGTCACCTTCGCCCACAGCAACACCGGCGACGTCTACGTGGCGCTCTCCACCGGCACCGGCTTCACCGGCGGCCAGAAGTGGCACGACTGGTTCGCCCCCGGCGCGGAGATCGGCGCGGTCGGCGACGTCAACGGCGACGGCAAGGACGACATCGTCGCCTTCACCCACGACGCGGCCGGCGACGTGTACGTGGCGCTCTCCACCGGAACATCGTTCGCCGGCACCGCCGTCAAATGGCACGACTACTTCTCCATCACCGGCGAACACCCCGCCCTCGGCGACGTCAACGGCGACGGCAAAGACGACATCATCACCTTCACCCAAGGACCCACCACCGCCGCCGACGTCATCATCGCCCTCTCCACCGGCACCACCTTCAGCACACCCCAAAAATGGCACGACCTCTTCGCCGTCGGCACCGAACAACCCCGCGTCGGCGACATCAACGGCGACGGCAAAGACGACATCGTCACCTTCACCTGCAACACCAACGCCGACGTCTACGCCGCCACCTCCACCGGCACCACCTTCACCGGCACCACCATCAAATGGAACGACCACTTCTGCCTCACCGGCGAATTCCCCTACCTCGCCGACGCCAACGGCGACAACAAAGACGACATCATCGTCTTCACCAAAAACACCACCAACGACGTCTACGTCGGACTCTCCACCGGCACCACCTTCCAACCCGGCCAAAAATGGCACGACTACTTCGGCCTCAACGGCGAAACCACACTCTGA